One Drechmeria coniospora strain ARSEF 6962 chromosome 01, whole genome shotgun sequence genomic region harbors:
- a CDS encoding putative cyclophilin E yields MTTEIVLDTTMGPITVELYTSHAPKTCSNFSTLVRRGYYTSTIFHRIIPDFMIQGGDPTGTGRGGASIYGDKFDDEIDPALKHTGAGVLSMANAGPNTNGSQFFITLAPTPWLDGKHTIFGRVKQGMSTVKRMGLVPTGAEDRPVEEVKIVGARVQEGGHDL; encoded by the exons ATGACGACCGAAATCGTCCTAGACACCACAATG GGGCCCATCACCGTTGAGCTCTACACCTCGCACGCGCCCAAGACGTGCAGCAACTTTTCCaccctcgtccgccgcggTTACTACACCTCCACAATCTTCCACCGCATCATCCCCGACTTCATGATCCAAGGGGGCGATCCCACGGGCACcggtcgcggcggcgcctccaTCTACGGCGACAAGTTTGACGACGAGATCGACCCGGCCCTCAAGCACACCGGCGCTGGCGTCCTCAGCATGGCGAATGCGGGGCCCAACACCAATGGCTCCCAATTCTTCATCACACTCGCTCCGACCCCCTGGCTCGATGGCAAGCACACGATATTCGGCAGAGTCAAGCAGGGGATGAGCACCGTCAAGCGGATGGGGCTGGTCCCAACCGGGGCTGAAGATAGGCCTGTGGAGGAGGTTAAGATAGTGGGCGCTCGCGTGCAAGAGGGTGGACACGATTTGTAA
- a CDS encoding intramembrane protease translates to MSANVSVSGPAGGGLDGVNATVHGNGTDDVASPPLTALGLLQNADFVMLELKLLVGAMGIIYLGAHGALRRPPSASPSKPKEEGEDDEDEDDRFSQGLELTDAIMFPLMAGAILAGLYYLIQWLKDPAILNKILRWYMSTVSIASLLSLYAHGMEVATSFVFPRYWRGPDGALRKVDQKARLVARCDEVGNVVEGAPPESGLFPRLPVVRALEGRVKSAAWDLRALLTRRWVFKLFIHGLVGEHKARVKFAHMMAFLLATATALVYFSTSSPLLSNMLGYGMCYGSFLILSPTDFLIGSLVLVGLFFYDIYMVFFTPYMVTVATTLDVPIKLAFEAGARKSILGLGDIVIPGMVIGWALRLDLWIHYLRRVKYEPTDLKILEKDVSSGRLTTRSEMKHREVKAPYVNAKAKWGEKFWTRGRLFLSRPASVPLDLAATVFPKTYFYASMAGYLAGMLCTLAMLVVFNQGQPALLYLVPGVLGSLVVTALVRGEMKDMWTYTEDGSLDTVDVVVDVDAEGRAIRTIGKLENGVVDTTKGKDGAKEDDEADKTEADKTEAVKAEADKAGRDATRKGAKGKKNHAVFLLSLEAPSDDDEYE, encoded by the exons ATGTCGGCCAACGTGTCGGTGTCGGGCCCTGCTGGTGGgggccttgacggcgtcaACGCTACCGTCCACGGCAATGGCACGGATGATGTTGCCTCGCCTCCGCTCAcggccctcggcctcctccagaACGCCGACTTCGTCATGCTCGAGCTCAAGCTCTTGGTCGGCGCCATGGGCATCATCTACCTCGGTGCTCACGGTGCGCTGCGCCGTCCGCCGTCCGCGTCGCCCAGCAAACCCAAGGAGGAAggcgaagatgacgaggacgaggacgaccgCTTCTCGCAAGGCTTGGAGCTCACCGACGCCATCATGTTCCCCCTCATGGCcggcgccatcctcgccggcctgtACTATCTCATCCAGTGGCTCAAGGACCCCGCCATCCTCAACAAGATCCTCCGCTGGTACATGTCCACGGTGTCCATCGCGAGCCTGCTGTCCCTCTACGCCCACGGCATGGAGGTCGCCACCTCGTTCGTCTTCCCGCGCTACTGGCGCGGACCCGACGGCGCACTGCGCAAGGTCGACCAGAAGGCGAGGCTCGTCGCCCGCTGCGACGAGGTCGGAAACGTGGTCGAGGGCGCGCCCCCAGAGTCGGGCCTGTTTCCTCGACTGCCCGTCGTTCGAGCCTTGGAGGGCCGGGTCAAGTCGGCCGCGTGGGACCTTCGTGCCCTCCTGACGAGGCGTTGGGTTTTCAAGCTCTTCAtccacggcctcgtcggtgaGCACAAGGCGAGGGTCAAGTTTGCTCACATGATGGCCTTCCTGCTCGCGACGGCGACCGCGCTCGTCTACTTttccacctcgtcgccgctgctgTCCAACATGCTCGGCTACGGCATGTGCTACGGCTCTTTTCTGATCCTGTCGCCGACGGACTTTTTGATCGgctccctcgtcctcgtcggccttttcTTCTACGACATTTACATGGTCTTCTTCAC CCCGTACATGgtcaccgtcgccaccaCCCTCGACGTACCCATCAAGCTCGCGTTCGAAGCAGGCGCGCGGAAGAGCATCCTTGGCTTGGGAGACATCGTCATCCCCGGCATGGTCATCGGCTGGGCGCTGCGGTTGGACCTCTGGATCCACTACCTCCGGAGGGTCAAGTACGAGCCTACGGACCTCAAGATTCTCGAAAAGGACGTCTCGTCGGGTCGGCTGACGACGCGGAGCGAGATGAAGCACAGGGAAGTGAAGGCGCCGTACGTCAATGCCAAAGCCAAGTGGGGAGAGAAGTTCTGGACGCGTGGTCGCCTGTTCCTCTCACGGCCCGCGAGCGTCCCCCTCGACCTGGCGGCAACGGTCTTCCCCAAAACGTACTTTTACGCCTCGATGGCAGGGTACCTGGCTGGCATGCTGTGCACGCTGGCCATGCTTGTCGTCTTCAATCAGGGGCAGCCCGCACTGCTCTACCTGGTGCCCGGCGTGCTCGGCTCGCTCGTGGTGACGGCGCTCGTGCGCGGTGAGATGAAGGACATGTGGACCTACACCGAagacggcagcctcgacacGGTGGAcgtggtcgtcgacgtcgacgccgagggcagGGCCATCAGGACGATTGGCAAGCTGGAGaatggcgtcgtcgacacgaccaagggcaaggacggGGCgaaggaagacgacgaggccgacaagaccgaggccgacaagaccgaggccgtcaaagccgaggccgacaaaGCGGGGCGGGATGCGACGAGGAAGGGCGCTAAAGGGAAGAAGAACCATGCAGTCTTCTTGCTTTCTCTCGAGGCACCctccgatgacgacgagtaTGAGTAG